One region of Acaryochloris thomasi RCC1774 genomic DNA includes:
- a CDS encoding EAL domain-containing protein: MNALNTQQNSSSTTFVLKGYRILETLYDGSRTLVFRGQRQLDQTPVVIKKLKKVYPSGAELVQFRNQYAITRPLSLPGIVQFYGLEPCDNGFALVMEDFGGLSLKQYVQDLETCPILPLTQFLDIALSITQSLEGLHAQRIIHKDLKPHNILIHPETLEVKLTDFSMASVLPRETQEIQNLGVLEGTLAYISPEQTGRMNRGIDYRTDFYSLGVTFFELLTGQLPFEAEQPIEWIHRHIAQSVPAVLERNADVPPMLSAIVAKLMAKNPEDRYQSALGLKQDLQRCVDQVAMGARVMFPLGQGDLCDRFVIPERLYGRDHEVRMLLDAFERVAHGGQELVLISGFSGIGKTAVISEVHKPIVRCQGYFVKGKFDQFQRSVPFSAFVDALRDLMGQILTLSPDAVQRWRTDILDVLGQDAQVIIDVIPELEQILGAQPPVSELSGTAAQNRFNRLFQHFVQIFATEEHPLVLFLDDLQWADLASLNLIQVLMSTEHQGHLLLMGAYRDNEVSPAHPLLATLRMLEQVGVRSQVVTLTPLMLYDLNQLVADTLKCPGDVARPLTQLIFQKTQGNPFFSTQFLKMLHKEGLVAYSQAARSWQCDLTQVRALALTDDVVTFVAQQIQKLPEMTRGTLQLAACIGGQFDLATLATVCEQSQAETAAALWPALQEGLILPQRETYKFYQPEQGANDLRAETEFLSEQEAPHYRFLHDRVQQAAYTLIPRLQRASTHLSIGRLLLAYRDREGTDEALFAIANQLNQGHTLIIETYEQLQLAQLNLAAGRKAKHSTAHTAALDYFQAGINLLPDRGWQQQYQLTLALYTEAVETAYLCGRYDDMDTFAEQVLSHAVTHLDTLKVQESRILSRAAQSQLVEAIEIALDYLAQLDVHFPEPLDAAAVQQGLQETAMLLANQSREELLDLPPMKDPVQFAKMLILARIWPISYLAGSPLVPLIVFRLVALTLRHGNSSLSAFGYVTYGVILCGLTGEIEAGYRFGQLSQDLLARYPNQELQPKILALLNLFIRHFRDPLRDTLVPMHQAHQLSLEAGDVEYAAYTIHHYVENAFFAGQELSQLEPEIRASSETVGYLQQRTILCYCDMLWQMVLHLTEPTEEPWVLVGAVYSEQVMQPQHLAANDVLALFYLNFKKLLLAYLFEQQDEALRSVIAAEPSVGCVTGMPDVPIFHFYSALVRLAVYPQASEADQTDLLAQVDASQTQLQHWANSAPQNHQHRLELICAERHRVLGAPMAAMEGYDVAIATAVEHGYLQDVALANELAARFYLAWGKEKIGKTYLIDAYYAYAHWGAAAKVEDLEKRYRPLLASILEQTHERSHSTETITALSIGTLTTSSTSTSSLIDLSTLIKASQTVSKEMHLDHLLSTLMQIVIENSGADAGALLLPEQHEQWILAVRCRDGKLLNHRPRPISGADVPETVIRHVERTLEPLILDNVTALTSFTLDPYIAEHCPPSVLSLPIQTQGKLVGIFYLENNLAAHAFRGDRLEMLKLLCAQAAISLKNASLYQASQDYAKQLEQSQADLLEVHEQLLHDAFHDLLTGLKNRACLMERLSENLLLSQQVPDYQYAILFLDLDQFKVVNDSLGHIVGDQLLQRVAERLQACLPHPDSIMRLGGDEFAVLIEDASAKEIIGLADRILRQFIQPFQLHQYEVFTGTSIGIARSTGSHYQSPEDMLRDADTALYRAKAEGRGCYAMFDPIMQSSATERLQLENELRHAIDVASWLGESPSPVDFQLNYQPIIALQTGQLLGFEALLRWHHPQRGWISPVKFIPIAEETGLIGLLGWWVLETACRQIQQWQHQFPQAASLVMNVNLSALQLQQPDFTEQLLKLLTEYHIDPATLKLEVTESCLLSATSSPSAQLFELRDQGVRLCIDDFGTGYSSLSRLHEFPIDTLKIDRAFVNRIEGQAADGVAVVQTILALAHSLDMNVVAEGIETEAQLEKLRTLGCESGQGYFFSKPVDSEAATAVIKAAFSERISEQYL; encoded by the coding sequence TTGAACGCTCTCAATACTCAACAAAACTCGTCATCCACTACCTTTGTGCTCAAAGGCTATCGGATCCTGGAGACCCTCTATGATGGGTCGAGAACCCTTGTCTTTCGGGGGCAGCGTCAGCTCGATCAGACCCCTGTGGTCATCAAAAAATTGAAAAAAGTCTATCCCAGTGGTGCTGAGCTGGTTCAATTTCGCAATCAGTACGCGATTACACGGCCACTCTCACTGCCTGGAATTGTGCAGTTCTATGGCTTGGAACCCTGTGATAACGGCTTTGCGCTAGTGATGGAAGACTTTGGTGGTCTTTCGCTGAAGCAATATGTACAGGATTTAGAGACCTGCCCCATCCTGCCCCTGACCCAATTTTTAGACATCGCCCTGAGTATTACCCAAAGCCTAGAGGGGTTACACGCGCAACGCATTATTCATAAAGACCTCAAGCCCCACAATATTCTGATTCACCCTGAGACCCTCGAGGTAAAGCTGACGGACTTCAGCATGGCCTCGGTGCTGCCTCGAGAAACGCAGGAGATTCAAAACTTAGGGGTTCTAGAAGGAACGCTAGCCTATATTTCCCCAGAGCAGACGGGGCGAATGAATCGCGGGATTGACTACCGTACTGACTTCTATTCCCTTGGGGTCACGTTTTTTGAGCTGTTGACCGGCCAACTGCCGTTTGAGGCCGAACAGCCGATTGAATGGATTCATCGCCACATTGCCCAATCTGTTCCGGCGGTGCTGGAGCGCAATGCTGATGTGCCGCCGATGCTGTCGGCGATTGTGGCCAAGCTGATGGCAAAAAATCCTGAAGATCGTTACCAGAGTGCCTTGGGATTGAAGCAGGATCTGCAGCGCTGTGTGGACCAGGTCGCGATGGGAGCGAGGGTGATGTTCCCCTTAGGGCAAGGCGATTTATGCGATCGCTTTGTGATTCCTGAGCGACTCTATGGTCGAGACCATGAAGTGAGAATGCTGCTAGATGCCTTTGAGCGCGTCGCGCATGGCGGCCAAGAGCTGGTCCTGATCTCGGGCTTTTCTGGGATTGGCAAAACCGCTGTTATCTCTGAAGTTCACAAGCCGATTGTGCGCTGTCAGGGCTACTTTGTGAAGGGTAAATTTGATCAGTTTCAGCGCAGCGTCCCCTTCTCTGCTTTTGTGGATGCGCTGCGGGATTTGATGGGGCAGATTCTGACCCTCAGCCCTGATGCCGTGCAGCGTTGGCGGACCGATATTCTGGACGTTTTGGGGCAAGATGCCCAGGTAATCATTGACGTAATTCCTGAGCTGGAGCAGATTCTGGGCGCTCAGCCCCCGGTCTCAGAGTTATCTGGGACCGCAGCCCAAAACCGATTCAACCGGCTATTTCAGCACTTTGTGCAGATCTTTGCCACTGAGGAGCATCCTCTGGTGCTGTTTTTGGATGATCTACAGTGGGCCGATCTGGCCTCTCTAAATCTGATTCAGGTATTGATGTCTACCGAACATCAAGGGCATTTACTGCTGATGGGTGCCTACAGAGATAATGAGGTGTCTCCGGCCCATCCGCTGCTGGCGACGCTGCGCATGCTAGAGCAAGTGGGGGTTCGGTCTCAGGTGGTGACGCTGACGCCTCTGATGCTCTACGATCTCAATCAGTTGGTGGCAGACACGTTGAAGTGCCCAGGGGATGTGGCGCGTCCGCTAACGCAGCTGATTTTTCAAAAGACGCAGGGCAATCCGTTCTTTAGTACGCAGTTTCTGAAGATGCTGCACAAAGAAGGGTTGGTGGCCTATAGTCAGGCGGCTAGATCCTGGCAATGTGATTTAACGCAGGTGAGGGCGCTGGCGCTCACGGATGATGTGGTCACCTTCGTGGCCCAACAAATACAGAAGTTACCTGAAATGACGCGCGGAACCCTGCAGCTAGCAGCCTGTATTGGAGGTCAATTTGATTTGGCGACGCTGGCGACGGTGTGTGAGCAATCGCAGGCTGAAACGGCGGCCGCTTTGTGGCCTGCGCTACAGGAGGGGCTAATTTTGCCCCAGCGTGAAACCTACAAGTTTTATCAGCCTGAACAAGGGGCCAACGATCTGCGGGCAGAAACGGAGTTTTTATCTGAACAGGAAGCCCCTCACTACCGGTTTTTGCATGACCGCGTACAGCAGGCTGCCTATACTCTGATCCCTCGACTGCAGCGGGCCAGTACCCATCTCTCCATTGGGCGGCTTCTGCTAGCCTATCGAGATCGCGAGGGAACAGACGAGGCTTTATTTGCGATCGCAAACCAGCTTAACCAGGGCCACACGCTGATCATTGAGACCTACGAACAGCTCCAGCTCGCTCAGCTTAATTTAGCTGCAGGACGCAAAGCCAAACATTCAACGGCCCACACTGCAGCATTAGATTATTTTCAAGCCGGCATCAACCTACTGCCAGATCGAGGCTGGCAGCAGCAGTATCAGCTGACGCTGGCCCTCTATACCGAGGCCGTAGAGACTGCCTATCTTTGCGGTCGCTATGACGACATGGATACCTTTGCTGAACAGGTGTTAAGTCATGCGGTTACCCACCTCGATACCCTCAAAGTTCAAGAAAGTCGGATCCTCAGTCGCGCGGCCCAAAGCCAGCTGGTGGAGGCCATTGAGATTGCCTTGGACTATCTTGCTCAGCTAGACGTCCACTTTCCGGAGCCGCTTGATGCTGCGGCCGTGCAGCAGGGCCTGCAGGAAACGGCGATGTTACTGGCTAATCAGAGCCGTGAAGAACTGCTGGATCTGCCGCCAATGAAGGATCCGGTACAGTTTGCCAAGATGTTGATTCTGGCTAGAATCTGGCCGATTTCTTACTTGGCAGGTTCGCCCCTAGTGCCGCTGATTGTTTTTCGGTTGGTGGCGCTGACGCTCCGTCACGGCAACTCATCTCTCTCTGCCTTTGGGTACGTGACCTACGGCGTTATCCTCTGTGGGTTGACGGGGGAAATAGAGGCTGGCTATCGATTTGGACAGTTATCCCAGGACCTGCTGGCGCGATATCCCAACCAAGAACTGCAGCCTAAGATCTTAGCGCTACTTAATCTGTTTATTCGCCACTTTCGTGATCCACTAAGGGATACGCTGGTCCCGATGCATCAGGCTCATCAGCTATCCCTGGAGGCTGGGGATGTAGAATATGCTGCCTATACCATCCATCACTATGTCGAGAATGCTTTTTTCGCTGGTCAAGAGCTGAGTCAGCTAGAGCCGGAAATTCGAGCGAGCAGCGAGACGGTCGGCTACTTACAGCAGCGAACTATTCTTTGTTACTGCGACATGCTGTGGCAGATGGTGCTGCACCTGACGGAGCCTACTGAAGAGCCTTGGGTTTTGGTGGGCGCGGTCTATAGCGAACAAGTGATGCAGCCGCAGCATCTGGCTGCTAATGATGTGCTGGCGTTGTTCTATCTCAACTTCAAGAAGCTGTTGCTGGCTTACCTCTTTGAACAGCAGGATGAGGCGCTCCGCTCGGTCATAGCTGCAGAGCCGTCTGTGGGTTGCGTGACGGGAATGCCCGATGTGCCTATTTTTCACTTCTACAGTGCGCTGGTGCGGTTGGCGGTTTATCCGCAGGCTTCTGAGGCTGACCAGACTGATTTGCTCGCTCAGGTGGATGCCAGTCAGACGCAACTGCAGCACTGGGCTAACTCTGCCCCCCAGAACCACCAGCATCGACTCGAACTAATCTGTGCTGAGCGCCATCGTGTTCTAGGGGCACCTATGGCGGCAATGGAGGGGTATGATGTTGCGATCGCAACTGCAGTCGAACACGGCTATCTTCAGGATGTTGCCCTAGCCAATGAGCTGGCCGCCCGCTTCTATCTAGCCTGGGGCAAAGAGAAAATTGGTAAGACCTATCTGATTGATGCCTATTACGCCTATGCGCACTGGGGGGCTGCAGCTAAAGTTGAAGATCTAGAAAAGCGATATCGCCCTCTGCTGGCCTCAATTCTGGAGCAAACCCATGAACGCTCGCACAGCACTGAAACCATCACTGCTTTATCGATTGGCACTCTGACCACTAGCAGCACCTCCACTTCATCGCTCATTGACTTAAGTACGCTGATCAAAGCTTCTCAGACTGTTTCAAAAGAGATGCATCTCGATCACCTGCTCTCGACGTTGATGCAGATTGTGATCGAAAACTCTGGGGCTGATGCGGGGGCCTTATTGCTACCAGAGCAACACGAGCAGTGGATCCTCGCCGTGCGCTGCCGGGACGGCAAGCTGCTCAACCATCGCCCTCGGCCCATCTCTGGTGCAGACGTCCCTGAAACCGTGATTCGCCATGTTGAACGGACCTTAGAGCCGTTAATTCTAGATAACGTCACGGCACTGACCAGCTTTACGCTCGATCCCTATATCGCTGAGCACTGCCCCCCATCCGTCCTGAGCCTACCGATTCAGACCCAGGGGAAGCTAGTGGGAATTTTTTACCTTGAGAATAATCTAGCAGCCCACGCCTTCAGAGGGGACCGGCTCGAAATGCTCAAGTTGCTGTGTGCTCAAGCAGCCATTTCGCTAAAGAATGCCAGTCTTTATCAAGCTTCGCAAGATTATGCTAAACAGCTCGAACAATCTCAGGCCGATCTGCTGGAGGTACACGAGCAGCTTCTTCACGATGCCTTTCATGACTTACTCACCGGGCTGAAAAACCGAGCCTGCCTCATGGAGCGGCTTTCTGAAAATCTGCTGCTCAGTCAACAAGTGCCAGACTATCAGTATGCAATTCTCTTTCTAGATCTCGATCAGTTTAAGGTGGTTAATGACAGCTTGGGGCATATTGTCGGAGATCAACTCCTCCAGCGGGTTGCGGAGCGGCTGCAGGCCTGTTTACCCCATCCCGACAGTATTATGCGCCTGGGGGGTGACGAATTTGCGGTACTCATCGAAGATGCCTCTGCAAAGGAGATCATTGGTTTGGCTGATCGAATTCTGCGCCAATTTATTCAGCCCTTTCAGCTTCACCAATACGAAGTGTTTACCGGAACCTCGATCGGCATTGCTCGAAGTACTGGCAGTCACTATCAAAGCCCTGAGGATATGCTGCGGGATGCCGATACCGCTCTTTATCGTGCCAAGGCTGAGGGACGGGGGTGTTACGCGATGTTCGACCCGATCATGCAAAGCAGTGCGACGGAGCGTCTGCAGCTTGAGAACGAATTGCGACACGCTATTGACGTGGCTAGTTGGCTGGGTGAATCGCCTTCTCCCGTCGATTTTCAGCTCAACTACCAGCCGATTATTGCCCTGCAAACGGGGCAACTCCTTGGATTTGAAGCGCTGCTGCGATGGCATCATCCCCAGCGTGGCTGGATCTCACCCGTCAAGTTTATTCCCATTGCTGAAGAAACAGGATTAATTGGTCTTTTAGGCTGGTGGGTATTGGAGACAGCTTGCCGACAAATCCAGCAGTGGCAGCATCAGTTCCCTCAGGCTGCGTCCCTTGTTATGAATGTCAATCTGTCTGCTTTGCAGCTTCAGCAGCCAGACTTCACGGAGCAGTTGCTGAAGCTGCTGACTGAGTATCACATTGACCCTGCAACCCTCAAGCTAGAGGTCACGGAAAGCTGTCTGTTGTCAGCCACTTCTAGTCCATCGGCACAGCTTTTTGAGCTGCGAGACCAGGGTGTTCGGCTCTGTATTGATGACTTTGGGACAGGGTATTCGTCTTTGAGCCGACTTCATGAATTCCCGATAGATACTTTGAAAATTGACCGTGCCTTCGTCAACCGTATTGAGGGACAAGCTGCTGATGGTGTGGCCGTGGTCCAGACTATTTTGGCCCTAGCTCATAGCTTAGATATGAATGTCGTGGCAGAAGGCATTGAAACCGAGGCACAACTTGAAAAACTTCGAACTTTGGGTTGCGAGTCAGGGCAAGGCTATTTCTTTTCTAAGCCAGTAGATAGCGAAGCCGCTACGGCTGTCATTAAGGCAGCTTTCTCTGAGAGGATTTCTGAGCAGTATCTCTAA
- a CDS encoding methylenetetrahydrofolate reductase has translation MLKSAIKAGEFLVTAEVTPPKGGQVDHMVQQALTLKGWVHGINITDGSRAVLRMSSLASAVILRQHGLEPICQMACRDRNRIALQADLMGAHALGIRNILALTGDPVKAGDYPKARSVFDLESVRLLKTITQLNAGIDANDKPLPDGSTEIFAGAAVDPQLASWSGLQKRFERKVEAGAEFFQSQLIVDFDRLDKFMSQIAEPHGKPVLAGIFLLKSAKNARFINRCVPGVNIPDWIIERLERSKEPLQEGIAIASEQVQQARQICQGVHMMAVKREELIPQILDRAGVEPIACT, from the coding sequence TTGTTGAAATCTGCAATTAAGGCAGGCGAGTTCTTAGTGACCGCAGAAGTCACGCCGCCCAAGGGTGGTCAGGTTGACCACATGGTGCAGCAGGCCCTAACGCTTAAGGGATGGGTCCACGGGATCAATATTACCGATGGTAGCCGGGCGGTGTTGCGCATGAGTTCGCTGGCTTCGGCTGTGATTCTACGTCAGCATGGTCTAGAGCCAATCTGTCAGATGGCCTGTCGCGATCGCAACCGCATTGCCCTCCAGGCCGATCTCATGGGTGCCCACGCCTTAGGCATTCGCAATATTCTGGCGCTCACGGGTGATCCGGTCAAAGCTGGAGATTATCCCAAAGCTCGCTCAGTCTTTGATTTAGAATCCGTTCGTCTGTTGAAGACGATTACCCAGCTCAATGCGGGAATAGATGCCAACGATAAACCGCTGCCGGATGGGTCGACTGAGATTTTTGCTGGGGCTGCAGTTGACCCGCAGCTTGCTAGCTGGTCGGGGCTGCAGAAACGGTTTGAGCGCAAAGTAGAGGCCGGAGCCGAGTTCTTTCAGAGTCAGCTAATCGTTGATTTTGATCGCCTCGATAAGTTTATGTCTCAGATTGCTGAACCGCACGGCAAGCCCGTGTTGGCTGGTATCTTTCTACTCAAGTCGGCAAAAAATGCTCGGTTTATCAATCGCTGTGTTCCCGGCGTCAATATCCCGGACTGGATTATTGAGCGACTAGAGCGATCAAAAGAGCCGCTGCAGGAAGGAATTGCGATCGCATCTGAACAGGTCCAGCAGGCCCGCCAGATCTGCCAGGGTGTTCATATGATGGCGGTCAAGCGAGAAGAGCTGATTCCCCAAATTCTCGATCGAGCAGGTGTTGAGCCCATCGCTTGCACCTAG
- a CDS encoding DUF192 domain-containing protein, with amino-acid sequence MFYVKLKRLWPVSVAVSGLLLLGCQSLSNALPDVPAESAGQFLPITAQAVMADQMIELEVARTGQQQATGLMHREPLPDNRGMLFPFPSARKVGFWMKNVPVPLDMVFLHQGQVVGIQNSAPPCTNRPCPVYGPQVPVDQVIELRAGRANELGLQVGDSVAVKDLEAQATP; translated from the coding sequence ATGTTCTACGTGAAGCTTAAGCGCCTCTGGCCTGTGTCTGTGGCCGTCTCGGGGCTGCTGCTGCTGGGATGTCAGTCCTTGAGTAATGCACTGCCTGATGTTCCTGCAGAGTCGGCAGGACAGTTTCTTCCCATTACCGCCCAGGCCGTGATGGCTGACCAGATGATTGAACTGGAGGTGGCTCGTACCGGACAACAGCAGGCCACCGGACTCATGCATCGTGAACCACTGCCTGATAATCGAGGAATGCTGTTTCCCTTTCCGTCAGCGAGAAAGGTGGGCTTCTGGATGAAAAATGTCCCGGTGCCCCTTGATATGGTGTTTCTGCATCAGGGTCAGGTTGTGGGGATTCAAAACAGCGCACCACCCTGCACAAATCGGCCCTGCCCAGTGTATGGTCCCCAGGTACCCGTTGATCAGGTGATTGAGCTGCGCGCAGGTCGTGCTAACGAGTTGGGGCTTCAGGTGGGAGACTCGGTGGCGGTCAAAGACCTAGAGGCCCAGGCAACCCCCTAA
- the nblR gene encoding response regulator transcription factor NblR: MNDSLSDAQVLLVQLPTGPIDALGADLQALGYQLATASDAKGALMQADLSPALIMIDSELGKDCGFQLCRQLRAVGVQVPMLMLMPTETVADRTACLDAGADDYVLQPYQREALQDRLRLYLQPSQDVEVGQHLRFIDLVLHLPTRTAMRKQRTIDLTMKEFELLKLFMEHPGEVLTREQILDQVWGYDFMGESNVIEVYIRYLRLKIEASADQRLIHTVRGVGYVLREA; encoded by the coding sequence ATGAATGATTCATTGTCTGATGCCCAAGTTTTGTTGGTGCAGCTCCCCACCGGCCCGATTGATGCCTTGGGAGCAGACCTGCAGGCGCTGGGATATCAGCTCGCGACTGCCTCAGATGCCAAAGGTGCTCTGATGCAGGCTGACTTATCACCGGCTCTCATTATGATCGATTCTGAGTTGGGTAAGGACTGCGGTTTTCAGCTCTGTCGTCAGTTACGGGCTGTCGGGGTGCAGGTGCCGATGTTGATGCTGATGCCCACCGAAACCGTTGCAGATCGGACCGCCTGCTTAGATGCGGGTGCTGATGACTATGTGCTGCAACCCTATCAGCGTGAGGCGTTGCAAGATCGCCTGCGTCTTTACCTGCAGCCAAGCCAGGATGTCGAGGTGGGACAGCATCTAAGATTTATCGATTTGGTGCTGCATCTACCGACGCGAACCGCCATGCGCAAACAACGCACGATTGACTTGACCATGAAAGAATTTGAACTGCTTAAGCTATTTATGGAGCATCCCGGTGAAGTGCTGACGCGGGAGCAAATTTTAGATCAGGTGTGGGGATATGACTTCATGGGGGAGTCCAACGTCATTGAGGTCTATATTCGATATCTGCGCCTCAAAATTGAAGCGAGCGCAGATCAACGCCTAATTCATACCGTTCGAGGAGTGGGATATGTTCTACGTGAAGCTTAA
- a CDS encoding serine/threonine-protein kinase has product MLLNNRFEILEQLGQGGFGTTFLAADTHMPSQRRCVVKQLRPETPNQQSYQMALQKFQEEAATLEQLNHDQIPKLYAYFEQDGLFYLVQEWIQGQTLGVRVRQAGPLPEADVLQMMTQLLPVLDYLHHHAPREVIHRDVKPENIILRQSDQKPVLIDFGAVKQLLKTVVSSSGNVTCSVVIGSGGFMPPEQAAQRVVYSSDLYSLGVTAIFALTGRLLGDLEKDSRTSELLWQQYAPQVSPAMAAVLTRVTQLDPRDRYSTAHEMLQALQGLTPVSPTLISPAAPQAAVTVFDAFSGSSHQPFGGSPSEASISSVTSSIRPRRPLNAAAIAAGLVALFAASALGASVVIMAQEDRGKDQGKEESTALLKDARSLAMNGKYQAAIDAAAQVPSDDQKLHAKAEQSIEVWEALQTAEKLAGEGKKGDAIATLLKDIPANAANAEPAWEKVAQWSAVDLGSSMDQVLKPLNVPNAKRKLANLDARRRADVEPKTAAKPIQTQLGSSPIKTWTKNWPQDDQPTSADLKSDPKSWGDPWRESYAFASDKMAVNVLYGCTTNVIIQTEVQLDPSLSLDLMKTQLDQMLAGQSTPSIISQLEKARRGEAVDATFNTGDLRGVIRRTAQNRVQIRVRKA; this is encoded by the coding sequence ATGCTTTTGAACAACCGCTTTGAGATACTAGAGCAGCTCGGACAAGGTGGGTTTGGCACTACGTTTCTGGCTGCAGATACCCATATGCCGTCCCAGCGTCGCTGTGTGGTCAAGCAGCTCCGGCCGGAGACGCCCAATCAGCAGTCCTATCAGATGGCGCTGCAGAAGTTTCAAGAAGAAGCGGCTACGCTGGAGCAGCTCAATCACGACCAAATTCCGAAGCTTTATGCTTACTTTGAGCAAGATGGGCTGTTCTATCTGGTTCAGGAGTGGATCCAGGGGCAAACCTTGGGGGTAAGGGTGCGACAAGCGGGTCCTTTGCCGGAGGCTGATGTTCTGCAGATGATGACGCAGCTGCTGCCGGTTCTGGACTATCTGCATCATCACGCACCCCGTGAAGTGATTCATCGAGATGTGAAGCCCGAGAATATTATTCTGCGACAGTCAGACCAGAAGCCAGTGCTGATTGATTTTGGTGCGGTGAAGCAGCTTCTAAAAACGGTAGTGAGTTCCTCTGGAAATGTAACTTGCTCGGTGGTCATTGGTTCTGGTGGGTTTATGCCGCCTGAACAGGCAGCTCAACGGGTGGTTTACTCCAGCGATCTCTACAGTCTTGGGGTTACGGCTATCTTCGCTCTTACCGGTAGGCTGTTGGGTGATCTTGAAAAAGATTCCCGGACGAGTGAACTGCTCTGGCAGCAGTATGCGCCTCAGGTCAGTCCGGCGATGGCTGCTGTGCTCACGCGGGTGACTCAGCTTGATCCCCGAGATCGCTACAGCACCGCCCATGAAATGCTGCAGGCTTTGCAAGGTCTAACGCCAGTGTCGCCCACCTTAATTTCTCCTGCTGCGCCGCAGGCTGCTGTGACGGTGTTTGATGCTTTCTCCGGCTCCTCTCACCAGCCCTTTGGTGGATCCCCTAGTGAGGCCTCTATTTCTTCGGTGACTTCTTCTATAAGGCCCCGGCGTCCGTTAAATGCTGCAGCGATTGCGGCGGGTCTTGTGGCGCTGTTTGCCGCCAGTGCGCTGGGGGCTTCCGTGGTGATCATGGCTCAGGAAGATAGGGGTAAAGATCAGGGTAAAGAAGAGTCTACAGCTTTGCTCAAAGATGCGCGGTCTTTAGCGATGAACGGCAAGTATCAGGCGGCTATTGATGCAGCGGCTCAGGTGCCCAGCGATGATCAAAAGCTGCACGCTAAGGCTGAGCAGTCGATTGAGGTGTGGGAAGCTTTGCAGACTGCTGAGAAGCTGGCAGGAGAAGGTAAAAAGGGAGATGCGATCGCAACCCTCCTCAAAGACATTCCTGCCAATGCCGCCAACGCCGAACCCGCCTGGGAAAAAGTTGCCCAGTGGTCCGCGGTGGATCTGGGCAGCAGCATGGACCAAGTCCTCAAGCCCCTCAACGTCCCCAACGCCAAGCGGAAGCTGGCAAACCTCGATGCTCGCCGCCGTGCTGATGTAGAACCTAAAACCGCTGCTAAGCCCATCCAAACGCAGTTGGGTTCCTCTCCCATCAAGACCTGGACGAAAAATTGGCCCCAAGATGATCAGCCCACCTCAGCCGATCTTAAATCTGATCCGAAGTCATGGGGCGATCCCTGGCGCGAATCCTATGCCTTTGCCTCCGATAAAATGGCAGTAAACGTGCTTTACGGCTGCACCACCAACGTCATTATTCAAACTGAGGTGCAGCTTGATCCCTCTCTGTCCCTAGATCTAATGAAAACGCAGCTCGATCAGATGCTGGCTGGGCAGTCTACACCTTCTATCATTTCTCAGCTTGAAAAGGCCCGTCGTGGAGAGGCTGTAGACGCCACCTTTAATACCGGTGACCTGCGGGGCGTCATTCGTCGTACCGCTCAAAACCGAGTTCAAATTAGGGTGCGGAAAGCCTAG